The proteins below come from a single Candidatus Deferrimicrobiaceae bacterium genomic window:
- a CDS encoding aminotransferase class I/II-fold pyridoxal phosphate-dependent enzyme, with the protein MEEFPRIKRLPPYILAVVTDLKAKMRKAGEDIIDLGMGNPDLPTPKHIVDKLIEASRNPRNHRYSASRGIPKLRLAICNWYKRRYSVDLDPDTEAIATIGAKEGLSHLVLAIMGPGDIALVPNPTYPIHAYSVVIANADVRSISLTSGEGDFLDRTRRAMKTIWPKPKVLIISFPHNPTTEVVDLEFFRRIVEFAKENELLVIHDLAYADLVFDGYKAPSILQVPGAKDVAVELYSMSKGYSMPGWRVGFVVGNRRMVGALGRIKSYLDYGMFQAIQIAATVALNGPYRVVDEAVEVYRKRRDCLVDGFARIGWEFPKPQGTMFVWAPIPEPFRTMGSVEFSKMLLTNGKVAVSPGVGFGEHGEGFVRFALVENEHRIRQAIRGAKAILQAPVKVKAR; encoded by the coding sequence ATGGAAGAGTTCCCCCGGATAAAGAGGCTCCCCCCGTACATTCTGGCCGTCGTGACGGACCTGAAGGCGAAAATGCGCAAGGCGGGCGAGGACATCATCGATCTCGGGATGGGAAATCCCGACCTCCCGACGCCGAAGCATATCGTCGACAAACTGATCGAGGCGTCCCGGAATCCCCGGAACCACCGGTACTCCGCCTCGCGGGGGATCCCGAAACTGCGCCTCGCCATCTGCAACTGGTACAAGCGGAGGTACAGCGTGGATCTCGACCCCGATACGGAGGCGATCGCCACGATAGGGGCCAAGGAAGGGCTGTCCCACCTGGTCCTGGCCATCATGGGCCCGGGGGACATCGCCCTCGTCCCGAACCCGACCTACCCGATCCACGCCTACTCCGTGGTCATCGCCAACGCGGACGTGCGGTCGATCTCGCTCACCAGCGGGGAGGGGGACTTCCTGGACCGGACCCGGCGGGCGATGAAAACGATCTGGCCCAAGCCGAAGGTCCTGATCATCTCGTTCCCACACAATCCGACGACGGAGGTGGTGGATCTGGAGTTCTTCCGGCGCATCGTCGAGTTCGCGAAGGAGAACGAACTCCTCGTCATTCACGACCTGGCCTACGCCGACCTGGTGTTCGACGGGTACAAGGCCCCTTCCATCCTGCAGGTCCCGGGGGCCAAGGACGTGGCGGTGGAGCTGTACTCGATGTCCAAGGGGTACTCGATGCCGGGGTGGCGGGTCGGGTTCGTGGTGGGAAACCGGCGGATGGTGGGCGCCCTGGGGCGCATCAAGAGCTACCTCGACTACGGGATGTTCCAGGCGATCCAGATCGCCGCCACGGTGGCGCTGAACGGCCCGTACCGCGTGGTGGACGAGGCGGTGGAGGTCTACCGGAAGCGGAGGGACTGCCTGGTGGACGGGTTCGCCCGGATCGGCTGGGAATTCCCGAAGCCCCAGGGGACGATGTTCGTCTGGGCCCCGATCCCGGAGCCCTTCCGGACGATGGGCTCGGTCGAGTTCTCCAAGATGCTGTTGACCAACGGGAAGGTGGCCGTCTCTCCGGGCGTCGGCTTCGGTGAGCACGGGGAGGGGTTCGTGCGGTTCGCCCTGGTGGAAAACGAGCACCGGATCCGTCAGGCGATCCGCGGCGCGAAGGCCATCCTGCAGGCTCCCGTCAAGGTCAAGGCGAGATGA
- a CDS encoding XRE family transcriptional regulator produces MPDITRDESMDDLLSKIAEESGDFGPAAGDPEVQVGDHVRQFREARGITLQELAEKTGFSTALLSQIENRMVSPPLGTLVKIANAFDTSVSAFIGGKEEREFSIVRKEDRTTVSRVGLKEGGKSAYTYEALGAGKAGRNMEPFLVRLQPLLDRNVVRNSHEGEEFLFVLSGKVEVFLDKYSDVLSEGDCIYYNSNIPHHVHSTEEKEALILAVLYQGK; encoded by the coding sequence TTGCCAGATATCACCCGTGACGAGTCCATGGACGACCTGTTGTCGAAGATCGCAGAGGAGTCGGGCGACTTCGGCCCCGCTGCGGGGGACCCCGAGGTGCAGGTCGGGGACCACGTCCGGCAGTTCCGGGAGGCCCGGGGGATCACGCTCCAGGAGCTCGCCGAGAAGACCGGGTTCTCCACGGCCCTGCTGTCGCAGATCGAGAACCGGATGGTGTCGCCCCCCCTGGGAACCCTCGTGAAAATCGCCAACGCGTTCGATACCTCGGTCTCCGCGTTCATCGGGGGAAAGGAGGAACGGGAGTTCTCGATCGTCCGGAAAGAGGACCGGACGACCGTTTCCCGCGTGGGCCTGAAAGAAGGCGGGAAGTCCGCCTACACGTACGAGGCGCTCGGCGCCGGGAAGGCGGGGAGGAACATGGAGCCGTTCCTCGTGCGTCTTCAGCCGCTCCTCGACCGGAACGTGGTCCGGAACTCGCACGAAGGGGAGGAGTTCCTGTTCGTTCTATCGGGGAAAGTGGAGGTGTTCCTCGACAAGTACTCCGACGTTCTTTCCGAGGGGGACTGCATCTACTACAACTCGAACATCCCCCATCACGTCCACTCCACCGAGGAGAAAGAAGCCCTGATCCTCGCGGTCCTCTACCAGGGGAAATAA
- a CDS encoding homoserine dehydrogenase: MTRALKEIGIGIIGFGTVGSGTVRLLRENAELLRRRVGVPLRIVKVADLDLERDRGVSLPREILTTDGFQVTRHPDVHIVCELVGGKGAALEFLHDTIRQGKSVVTANKALLAEHGVEISKAAAAAGVDIGFEASVGGGIPIIRAMREGLAANRIQEIYGIINGTCNYILSRMTNEGKEFPAVLAEAQKIGLAEADPSFDVDGIDSAHKLAILVWLATGGSIPLENIYVEGIRHVSAQDIVFAREFGYTIKLLAIAKERGNGIEVHVHPTMIPSDHLLATVGGAYNAIFVKGDFVGSSMFYGQGAGKLPTASAVVSDVIEISRNLGKGVSGRIPPSGFHNQLPGRGTAVSPFTEVDSEYYLRFQVIDKPGVLSKIAGILGSHQISISSVIQKGRKQESAVPIFIVTHHAKEKDMRAALEETDRLPVVLDRTRMIRIENNL; this comes from the coding sequence ATGACCCGGGCCCTCAAAGAAATCGGCATCGGGATCATCGGGTTCGGGACCGTCGGTTCCGGGACGGTCAGGCTCCTTCGGGAAAACGCAGAACTTTTACGCCGGCGGGTGGGGGTCCCCCTCCGAATCGTGAAGGTCGCCGACCTCGACCTGGAACGCGACCGCGGGGTTTCGCTGCCGCGGGAAATCCTGACCACCGACGGATTCCAGGTGACCCGGCACCCGGACGTCCACATCGTTTGCGAGCTTGTGGGGGGAAAGGGCGCCGCCCTGGAATTCCTCCACGATACGATCCGACAGGGGAAATCGGTCGTGACCGCGAACAAGGCCCTTCTGGCCGAACACGGAGTGGAGATCAGCAAGGCCGCGGCCGCGGCCGGCGTGGACATCGGGTTCGAGGCCAGTGTCGGCGGAGGGATCCCCATCATCCGGGCAATGCGGGAGGGGCTTGCCGCCAACCGGATCCAGGAAATCTACGGGATCATCAACGGAACGTGCAACTACATCCTCAGCCGGATGACCAACGAGGGGAAGGAATTCCCCGCGGTCCTGGCGGAGGCGCAGAAGATCGGCCTTGCGGAGGCCGACCCGTCCTTCGACGTGGACGGGATCGACTCCGCGCACAAGCTCGCGATTCTCGTGTGGCTGGCCACCGGCGGGAGCATCCCCCTCGAGAACATCTACGTCGAGGGGATACGCCACGTTTCCGCGCAGGACATCGTTTTCGCGCGCGAGTTCGGGTACACGATCAAACTGCTCGCCATCGCGAAGGAGAGGGGAAACGGCATCGAGGTGCACGTGCATCCGACGATGATCCCCTCCGACCACCTGCTGGCCACGGTCGGCGGTGCCTACAACGCGATCTTCGTGAAGGGCGACTTCGTCGGATCCTCGATGTTCTACGGGCAGGGGGCGGGGAAGCTCCCGACCGCCTCGGCGGTGGTGAGCGACGTGATCGAGATCTCACGGAATCTCGGGAAAGGAGTCTCCGGCAGAATTCCGCCGAGCGGGTTCCACAACCAGCTTCCCGGGAGGGGAACCGCCGTGTCCCCCTTCACGGAAGTGGACTCCGAGTACTACCTCCGGTTCCAGGTGATCGACAAGCCGGGCGTCTTGTCCAAGATCGCCGGGATCCTGGGGAGCCACCAGATCAGCATCTCCTCCGTCATCCAGAAGGGGCGGAAGCAGGAAAGCGCGGTGCCGATCTTCATCGTGACCCACCACGCGAAGGAGAAGGACATGCGCGCCGCCCTCGAGGAGACCGACCGGCTTCCCGTCGTTCTCGACCGCACCCGCATGATCCGGATCGAAAACAACCTGTAA
- the glpX gene encoding class II fructose-bisphosphatase, translated as MDRNLALEVIRVTEAAALAAARLMGRGDNMAADQAAVQAMRSAFNAVQFKGRVVIGEGERDEAPMLYIGEEVGAAETPRVDIAVDPLEGTTIVATGGNNALAVIAIAEEGGFLHAPDTYMQKLAVGPKAKGMIDITATPTENLRSIAKALKVYIEDLCVVILDRPRHQELIRECRSAGARIKLIGDGDVAGAIATAKDDTGVDILMGTGGAPEGVLAAAALKCLGGDFQGILKFRNKEEVERAKAMGVEDINKVYQLKDLARSDVMFAATGVTFGDFLRGVRFFSGGANTYSVVMRSKSRTVRFIETTHYFEFKPKYD; from the coding sequence GTGGATCGAAACCTGGCGCTTGAGGTGATCCGTGTGACCGAGGCGGCCGCACTGGCGGCGGCGAGACTGATGGGACGCGGAGACAACATGGCCGCGGACCAGGCCGCCGTCCAGGCGATGCGCAGCGCCTTCAATGCCGTACAGTTCAAAGGCCGGGTCGTGATCGGGGAGGGGGAACGGGACGAGGCCCCGATGCTCTACATCGGCGAGGAAGTCGGTGCGGCCGAAACCCCGCGCGTCGACATTGCCGTCGACCCCCTCGAGGGCACGACCATCGTCGCAACGGGCGGGAACAACGCACTCGCGGTGATCGCGATCGCGGAGGAGGGGGGATTCCTTCACGCGCCCGATACCTACATGCAGAAGCTGGCGGTCGGCCCCAAGGCAAAGGGGATGATCGACATCACCGCCACCCCGACCGAGAATCTTCGCTCGATCGCAAAGGCCCTGAAGGTGTATATCGAGGACCTGTGCGTCGTGATTCTCGACCGTCCGAGGCACCAAGAGCTGATCCGGGAGTGCCGGTCCGCCGGGGCGCGAATCAAGCTGATCGGCGACGGGGACGTGGCGGGCGCCATCGCGACCGCGAAGGACGACACCGGCGTCGATATCCTGATGGGAACGGGAGGGGCCCCGGAAGGAGTCCTGGCGGCGGCCGCGCTCAAATGCCTGGGAGGCGATTTCCAGGGGATCCTCAAGTTCCGGAACAAGGAAGAGGTGGAACGCGCCAAGGCCATGGGGGTGGAAGACATCAACAAGGTGTATCAGCTGAAGGACCTCGCCCGCAGCGATGTCATGTTCGCGGCGACCGGGGTCACCTTCGGGGACTTTTTGCGCGGGGTCCGGTTCTTCAGCGGGGGAGCGAACACCTATTCCGTCGTCATGCGCTCGAAATCCCGGACAGTGCGCTTTATCGAAACGACGCACTATTTCGAGTTCAAGCCGAAATACGACTGA
- a CDS encoding thiamine pyrophosphate-dependent enzyme, whose product MKGPEKGTFTRQVFSRPGSLVDVRTHFCPGCHHGIAHRILAEAIDHFNLREKTIGVACVGCSVFLYDYIDVDIAEAPHGRAPAVATGVKRAQPDRFVFTYQGDGDLAAIGTSEIIHAANRGENITVLFINNTTYGMTGGQMAPTTMLGQKTATTPYGREFRNDGYPIRMAELLATLEGTAYCARVATSTPGQIRKAKEAVRKAFEMQIREMGFSLVEFLSTCPTNWGMKPLDAQKRVLGEMSEYFPLGVYKERRQADFA is encoded by the coding sequence ATGAAGGGTCCGGAGAAGGGGACGTTCACGAGGCAGGTCTTTTCGAGGCCCGGCAGCCTCGTCGACGTACGGACGCACTTCTGCCCCGGATGCCACCACGGAATCGCGCACCGGATCCTCGCGGAAGCGATCGATCACTTCAACCTACGGGAAAAGACGATCGGGGTCGCCTGCGTGGGTTGCTCGGTGTTCCTGTACGACTACATCGATGTGGACATAGCCGAAGCCCCCCACGGACGCGCGCCCGCGGTGGCGACGGGGGTCAAGAGGGCCCAGCCGGACCGGTTCGTCTTCACCTACCAGGGAGACGGCGACCTTGCCGCCATCGGCACGTCCGAGATCATCCACGCGGCGAACCGGGGGGAGAACATCACCGTCCTCTTCATCAACAACACGACGTACGGAATGACGGGGGGGCAGATGGCGCCGACCACGATGCTCGGCCAGAAGACGGCGACCACCCCCTACGGACGGGAGTTCCGCAACGACGGATACCCCATCCGGATGGCGGAGTTGCTCGCCACCCTCGAGGGAACGGCGTACTGCGCGCGCGTCGCGACGAGCACCCCCGGGCAGATCCGGAAGGCCAAGGAGGCCGTAAGGAAAGCGTTCGAGATGCAGATCCGGGAAATGGGCTTCTCCCTCGTCGAGTTCCTCTCCACGTGCCCGACCAACTGGGGGATGAAGCCGCTCGACGCGCAGAAACGGGTGCTCGGCGAGATGTCCGAGTATTTTCCCCTGGGCGTGTACAAGGAGCGCAGGCAGGCGGATTTCGCATGA
- a CDS encoding 3-methyl-2-oxobutanoate dehydrogenase subunit VorB yields MRSPTAGIPRELMKGNEAICVGAIAAGCRFYYGYPITPQNDIPEYMSAHLPPIGGTFLQAESEIATINFLLGTSASGKRVMTSSSGPGISLMQEGISYMAGSELPAVIVNISRSGPGLGGIAPSQGDYFQAVKCGGHGGYRIPVLAPHSVQEMYSLTMLAFDLADKYRNPALILGDAIIGQMKEPFVPTPYVRGVPPEKPWALTGCAGRPRQNVKSLYLKDNEIEVHNWKLHRKYRRMQEEEVRCEPYRMEGAGIVVVAFGTAARVSKTAIQWARGEGLPVGMLRPITLFPFPSKEVDEAAGTADVVLVIEMNTGQMLEDVRISTRHHDKIRFLGKPCAIPTPEEIHQEIRRLAGEIGVKHSAS; encoded by the coding sequence ATGAGGAGTCCGACCGCCGGAATCCCCCGGGAGCTGATGAAGGGAAACGAGGCGATCTGCGTCGGCGCCATCGCCGCGGGGTGCCGGTTCTACTACGGATACCCGATCACTCCCCAGAACGACATCCCGGAGTACATGTCCGCCCACCTGCCGCCCATCGGGGGGACGTTCCTCCAGGCGGAAAGCGAGATCGCCACGATCAATTTCCTCCTCGGGACGTCGGCTTCGGGCAAGCGGGTCATGACTTCCTCGTCCGGGCCGGGGATTTCCCTGATGCAGGAAGGGATCTCCTACATGGCCGGCTCGGAGCTGCCGGCGGTGATCGTCAACATCTCCCGCTCGGGGCCCGGGCTCGGAGGAATCGCCCCCTCCCAGGGAGACTACTTCCAGGCGGTCAAGTGCGGGGGCCATGGCGGGTACAGGATTCCGGTGCTCGCTCCGCACTCCGTCCAGGAGATGTACTCCCTGACCATGCTCGCCTTCGACCTCGCGGACAAGTACCGGAACCCGGCGCTGATCCTGGGCGACGCCATCATCGGACAGATGAAGGAGCCCTTCGTCCCCACCCCCTACGTTCGCGGGGTCCCCCCGGAGAAACCGTGGGCCCTGACCGGCTGCGCGGGCCGTCCCCGGCAGAACGTGAAGTCGCTGTATCTCAAGGACAACGAGATCGAGGTCCACAACTGGAAGCTTCACCGGAAATACCGGCGGATGCAGGAGGAGGAAGTCCGCTGCGAGCCGTACCGCATGGAGGGGGCGGGGATCGTGGTCGTCGCCTTCGGGACCGCCGCGCGGGTGAGCAAAACGGCGATCCAGTGGGCGAGGGGGGAGGGGCTCCCGGTGGGGATGCTCCGTCCGATCACCCTGTTCCCTTTCCCGTCGAAGGAGGTGGACGAGGCGGCCGGCACGGCGGACGTGGTTCTCGTGATCGAGATGAACACGGGGCAGATGCTCGAGGATGTCCGGATAAGCACGAGGCACCACGACAAGATCCGCTTCCTGGGGAAGCCGTGCGCCATCCCCACCCCCGAGGAGATCCACCAGGAGATCCGGCGGCTGGCGGGGGAGATCGGCGTGAAGCACTCCGCTTCATAA
- a CDS encoding thioesterase family protein produces the protein MERVAEVRVLFADTDAMGIAYYANYLKWFESGRVELMRSMGMAYRELTGIGVHLPVTEANVRYLSPARYDDLLAIRAEMRGFRRASITFGYRIEREDGTLLADGSTVHAFTDGYGKVVRIPETFLAKTGLGQPFSSKGGSRGSKPGA, from the coding sequence ATGGAGCGGGTCGCCGAGGTCCGGGTCCTTTTCGCGGACACCGACGCCATGGGGATCGCCTACTATGCGAACTACCTCAAGTGGTTCGAGTCGGGGCGGGTAGAGCTTATGAGGAGCATGGGGATGGCGTACCGGGAACTGACCGGGATCGGCGTTCACCTCCCGGTCACGGAAGCAAACGTACGGTACCTTTCGCCGGCCCGATACGACGACCTCCTCGCCATCCGCGCGGAAATGCGGGGTTTTCGACGCGCGAGCATCACCTTCGGATACCGGATCGAAAGGGAGGACGGGACGCTTCTGGCCGACGGGTCCACCGTCCACGCATTCACGGACGGCTACGGGAAGGTCGTCCGCATCCCCGAAACGTTCCTCGCGAAAACGGGACTGGGGCAACCATTTTCCTCGAAAGGGGGGAGCCGTGGATCGAAACCTGGCGCTTGA
- the thrC gene encoding threonine synthase, whose amino-acid sequence MPRVGIIRRYRNLLPSVPDASVVTLLEGDTPLVPAPSLARSIAPGTEIYLKYEGLNPTGSFKDRGMTMAVSMAKSRGADSVICASTGNTSASAAAYAARAGMKAYVLIPEGKIALGKLSQAMIHGAQVIQILGNFDEALGLVREISEKYPVTLVNSLNPDRIEGQKSAAFEICDALGDAPDSHVLPVGNAGNITAYWAGYKAYRAAGRSKRLPRMLGWQAEGAAPIVRGHPIRKPETVATAIRIGNPASWKQAEAARDESGGLIRMVSDAEILEAYKLVAETEGIFCEPASAASVAGVIKLGRESFFRKGERIVCTLTGHGLKDPDNAIAQSVEPVTIPPDMAEVLKVLGF is encoded by the coding sequence ATGCCCAGGGTAGGAATCATCCGCCGGTACCGCAATCTGCTGCCGTCCGTGCCCGACGCGAGCGTGGTGACCCTTCTCGAGGGGGACACGCCGCTTGTCCCCGCCCCGAGCCTTGCCCGATCCATCGCCCCGGGAACCGAGATCTATCTGAAGTACGAGGGGTTGAACCCGACGGGGTCGTTCAAGGACCGCGGGATGACGATGGCGGTTTCGATGGCGAAGTCCCGGGGGGCGGATTCCGTGATCTGCGCCTCCACCGGGAACACCTCGGCGTCCGCCGCGGCCTATGCGGCGAGAGCGGGAATGAAGGCGTACGTCCTCATCCCGGAGGGGAAGATCGCCCTCGGCAAACTCTCCCAGGCGATGATCCACGGCGCCCAGGTGATCCAGATCCTGGGGAACTTCGACGAGGCGCTGGGGCTCGTCCGGGAGATCTCGGAAAAGTATCCGGTGACCCTGGTCAACTCGCTCAACCCGGACCGAATCGAGGGGCAGAAGTCCGCGGCATTCGAGATCTGCGACGCCCTGGGCGACGCGCCGGACAGCCACGTCCTCCCCGTCGGCAACGCGGGCAACATCACCGCGTACTGGGCCGGCTACAAGGCGTACCGGGCGGCCGGAAGGTCGAAGCGCCTCCCCCGGATGCTGGGGTGGCAGGCCGAGGGGGCCGCTCCCATCGTGCGGGGGCACCCGATACGGAAGCCCGAGACGGTCGCGACCGCCATCCGGATCGGAAACCCCGCTTCGTGGAAGCAGGCCGAAGCGGCGCGCGACGAGTCGGGAGGGCTGATCCGCATGGTCAGCGATGCGGAGATCCTCGAGGCGTACAAGCTTGTGGCGGAAACGGAAGGGATCTTCTGCGAACCGGCGTCGGCGGCGTCGGTCGCCGGCGTGATAAAATTGGGCAGGGAGTCGTTCTTTCGCAAGGGGGAGCGGATCGTGTGCACCCTCACCGGGCACGGCCTGAAGGACCCGGACAACGCGATCGCACAGTCCGTGGAGCCCGTCACCATCCCGCCGGACATGGCGGAGGTCCTGAAGGTGCTCGGTTTTTAA
- a CDS encoding cofactor-independent phosphoglycerate mutase produces the protein MDRKFIILIGDGMADWPVPSLGDKTPLEAANKPHMDFMASQGALGMVQVVPKDMYPGSDVSNLSIIGYDPREVYTGRSPLEAASMGVELAEDDVAVRCNVVALKNLGARSEMEDFSAGHIGTGEAAELLRALQERVEERGVRFYPGVSYRHLMVWPGGNAAVETTPPHDIHGKNITEYLPKGEGAEFLLELMEISREIFPDHPVNRKRVEAGKPPGNSIWLWGQGKAPRMQTFREKYGLSGSVVAAVDLIRGIGVYAGLELVTVPGATGYIDTNFRGKAEYALRELESKDFVLIHVEAPDEAGHNGSAPDKVRAIERIDEEMLSPILARAKSDGNLTVLVLPDHPTPVAIRTHSQEPVPFAFYPAPSGLSSFPDKRYTEADAKATGQFLDAGTRLIGYLLAGRNA, from the coding sequence GTGGATCGAAAATTCATCATTCTCATCGGCGACGGGATGGCCGACTGGCCGGTTCCCTCCCTCGGGGACAAGACCCCCCTGGAAGCGGCGAACAAGCCCCACATGGACTTCATGGCGTCCCAGGGGGCGTTGGGCATGGTCCAGGTGGTCCCGAAAGACATGTACCCGGGAAGCGACGTGTCGAACTTGAGCATCATCGGGTACGACCCCCGGGAAGTCTACACGGGGCGCTCCCCCCTGGAGGCGGCGTCCATGGGGGTGGAGCTTGCGGAAGACGACGTGGCGGTGAGGTGCAACGTGGTTGCCCTGAAAAACCTCGGGGCCAGGTCCGAGATGGAGGACTTTTCCGCGGGGCACATCGGCACCGGGGAAGCTGCCGAGCTTTTGCGGGCGCTCCAGGAGAGGGTCGAGGAAAGGGGGGTGCGCTTTTACCCGGGAGTGAGCTACCGGCACCTCATGGTCTGGCCCGGCGGCAACGCCGCGGTCGAGACGACCCCACCGCATGACATCCACGGGAAAAACATCACCGAATATCTTCCCAAGGGGGAAGGTGCGGAGTTTCTGCTGGAGCTCATGGAAATCTCCCGGGAGATATTTCCCGACCATCCCGTCAACCGGAAGAGGGTCGAGGCGGGCAAGCCGCCGGGGAACTCCATCTGGCTTTGGGGGCAGGGGAAAGCGCCCCGGATGCAGACGTTCCGGGAAAAATACGGCCTCTCGGGCTCCGTGGTGGCGGCGGTCGACCTCATCCGGGGAATCGGCGTCTATGCGGGGCTGGAGCTGGTTACCGTTCCCGGAGCCACGGGGTACATCGATACGAACTTCCGCGGGAAGGCGGAGTACGCCCTCCGGGAGCTGGAAAGCAAGGATTTCGTCCTGATCCACGTGGAGGCGCCCGACGAGGCGGGACACAACGGAAGCGCCCCGGACAAGGTCCGGGCCATCGAGCGGATCGACGAGGAGATGCTGTCGCCCATCCTCGCCCGGGCGAAAAGCGACGGCAACCTGACGGTCCTGGTGCTCCCCGACCATCCGACCCCGGTGGCCATCCGTACCCATTCCCAGGAGCCGGTGCCATTCGCCTTTTACCCCGCTCCCTCGGGCCTTTCGTCCTTCCCGGACAAGAGGTACACCGAGGCGGATGCGAAGGCGACCGGACAGTTCCTGGACGCCGGGACGCGTCTCATCGGATACCTCCTGGCGGGAAGAAACGCGTAG
- a CDS encoding 2-oxoacid:acceptor oxidoreductase family protein yields MNTDVIMAGFGGQGILMIGNLLSLAAMEEGKNVTYFPAYGVEMRGGTANCTVVISDEEIGSPVVGAPKSCVIMNGPSLEKYLPLLQKGGNLIINRSLVDPAQVTREDLRIVSIPANDIAREKVGSQQLASMVALGAYVAATGVVRMQTLADCIPKVVSKKYERFIPLNINALKEGESFARYHP; encoded by the coding sequence ATGAACACCGACGTCATCATGGCCGGATTCGGGGGTCAGGGGATCCTCATGATCGGCAACCTCCTCTCCCTTGCCGCGATGGAGGAAGGGAAAAACGTCACCTACTTCCCCGCGTACGGCGTGGAGATGCGGGGAGGGACGGCGAACTGCACGGTCGTCATCTCGGACGAGGAGATCGGGTCCCCGGTCGTGGGAGCCCCGAAATCGTGCGTCATCATGAACGGCCCCTCCCTCGAAAAATATCTTCCGCTCCTGCAAAAGGGCGGGAACCTGATCATCAACCGGTCGCTCGTCGATCCCGCACAGGTGACCCGGGAGGACCTGAGGATCGTGTCGATCCCCGCGAACGACATCGCCCGGGAGAAGGTGGGGAGCCAGCAGCTGGCCTCGATGGTGGCGCTCGGGGCATACGTCGCCGCGACGGGGGTGGTGCGGATGCAGACCCTTGCCGATTGCATCCCGAAGGTCGTGTCGAAAAAGTACGAACGGTTCATCCCGCTCAACATCAACGCCCTGAAGGAGGGGGAATCCTTTGCCAGATATCACCCGTGA
- a CDS encoding 4Fe-4S dicluster domain-containing protein produces MKGTAVKTTGRIAIDFERCKACELCVPACLQNCIEMGYGINRQGYAAAVFARPGDCTGCAICAESCPDVCIRVWR; encoded by the coding sequence ATGAAGGGAACCGCCGTCAAGACCACGGGAAGGATCGCGATCGACTTCGAACGGTGCAAGGCTTGCGAGTTGTGCGTTCCGGCCTGCCTGCAGAACTGCATCGAGATGGGGTACGGGATCAACCGGCAGGGATATGCCGCGGCGGTCTTCGCGCGCCCCGGCGACTGCACGGGGTGCGCGATATGCGCCGAGTCCTGCCCCGACGTCTGCATCCGCGTGTGGCGATGA